One window from the genome of Candidatus Nealsonbacteria bacterium encodes:
- the gatB gene encoding Asp-tRNA(Asn)/Glu-tRNA(Gln) amidotransferase subunit GatB, with translation MAKLKPVIGLEIHVELGTKTKMFCSCLNDPDQKSPNFNVCPVCMGHPGVLPVANEEAIERVIKTGISLNCEISEDSKFDRKSYFYPDLPKGYQISQFYIPFCKQGFLKINNKKIRIREIHLEEDTGRLVHPVDEDSSLADFNRAGIPLMELVTEPDINSAKEAREFAQELQLILRYLDISKADMEKGQMRVEANISVGKNNKLGTKVEIKNINSFRSVERGIDYEIKRQTELLESGEQIVQETRGWLEEKGETQSQRTKEEAHDYRYFPEPDLPVFKTGTKNYISRIKRQLPELPNQRRERFNKEYNLSEREIEIFVQNKDLGEYFEKVYSELKDWVSSVEMKRKISKKEETKLIKLCTNYLLTDLQFLIKGKAFEKEKFPITPENFGEFITLIYEGKISSKIGKMLLPEMFKTGGDPSQLIREKGLSQIDDRSEIETKAKKIISENQKAIEDFKKGKETALQFLIGQFMKETKGKVNPQKAAEILKDLLK, from the coding sequence ATGGCGAAATTAAAGCCGGTAATTGGATTGGAGATTCACGTTGAATTGGGGACTAAAACCAAAATGTTTTGTTCTTGCTTGAATGACCCGGACCAAAAAAGTCCGAATTTTAACGTTTGTCCGGTTTGTATGGGGCACCCCGGAGTTTTACCGGTTGCCAACGAAGAGGCGATTGAAAGGGTTATAAAAACTGGAATTTCTTTAAATTGTGAAATTTCAGAAGACTCGAAATTTGACCGAAAAAGTTATTTTTATCCCGACCTGCCCAAAGGTTATCAAATCAGCCAGTTTTACATTCCTTTTTGCAAACAAGGATTTTTAAAAATAAATAATAAAAAAATAAGAATCAGGGAAATTCATTTGGAAGAAGACACGGGCCGGCTGGTTCATCCCGTGGACGAAGATTCCAGCTTGGCTGATTTTAACAGGGCGGGGATTCCCTTAATGGAGCTGGTTACCGAGCCCGATATTAATTCAGCCAAAGAGGCCAGGGAATTTGCCCAAGAACTTCAGCTTATTTTAAGATACTTGGACATTTCAAAGGCTGATATGGAAAAAGGACAAATGAGGGTGGAGGCGAACATTTCAGTCGGGAAAAACAATAAACTGGGTACAAAAGTGGAAATAAAAAATATTAATTCTTTCAGGTCCGTAGAAAGGGGAATTGATTATGAAATAAAAAGACAGACGGAACTTTTAGAATCGGGGGAGCAAATTGTTCAGGAAACCAGGGGCTGGCTGGAAGAAAAGGGCGAAACCCAGAGCCAGAGGACAAAAGAGGAAGCCCATGATTACAGATATTTTCCGGAACCGGATTTGCCCGTCTTTAAAACAGGAACCAAAAATTATATTTCAAGAATAAAAAGACAACTTCCCGAGCTTCCCAATCAAAGAAGGGAAAGATTTAATAAAGAGTATAATTTATCGGAAAGGGAAATTGAAATTTTTGTGCAAAACAAGGATTTGGGCGAATATTTTGAAAAAGTTTATTCGGAGTTGAAAGATTGGGTTTCTTCGGTTGAAATGAAAAGAAAAATTTCCAAAAAAGAAGAAACAAAGCTGATTAAGCTTTGCACGAATTATCTTTTAACCGACCTACAATTTTTAATTAAAGGAAAAGCCTTTGAAAAAGAAAAATTTCCCATAACTCCGGAAAATTTTGGCGAGTTCATCACTTTGATTTATGAAGGAAAAATTTCTTCAAAAATCGGAAAAATGTTGTTGCCGGAAATGTTTAAAACGGGCGGGGACCCTTCTCAATTAATCAGAGAAAAGGGCTTGTCTCAGATCGATGACCGTTCTGAAATTGAAACAAAGGCCAAAAAAATAATTTCTGAGAACCAAAAAGCCATTGAAGATTTCAAAAAAGGCAAAGAAACGGCCCTTCAGTTTTTAATTGGCCAGTTTATGAAGGAGACAAAGGGCAAGGTTAATCCCCAAAAAGCCGCAGAAATTTTAAAGGACCTTTTGAAATAA
- the deoC gene encoding deoxyribose-phosphate aldolase, translated as MKNINQIAKIIDQTNIDLKATIEDIKKTCQEAKEYGFRGVCINPKWTKLAKKELKGSNTKVIILIDPPMGQSTTLQRVRACKKAKKDGADETDVVMNIIDLKYERYGKVLKDLKTICKILPTKVIIGSGFLTDGEIEKASTLVKEAGAICVKTATSKDPLESREMEEKAKHVAIMKKSAPGLLIKASGRVSNLEDLKKMVEAGADLIGTSYGVQIIKETFNQK; from the coding sequence ATGAAAAATATCAATCAAATAGCCAAAATTATCGACCAAACCAACATTGATTTAAAAGCAACCATTGAAGATATAAAGAAAACCTGCCAAGAAGCTAAAGAATACGGATTCAGAGGAGTTTGCATTAATCCCAAATGGACAAAATTGGCAAAAAAAGAATTAAAGGGAAGCAATACCAAGGTTATAATCTTAATTGACCCGCCAATGGGGCAAAGCACAACCTTGCAGCGAGTTAGAGCTTGTAAAAAAGCTAAAAAAGACGGAGCCGACGAGACAGACGTGGTAATGAATATTATTGATTTAAAATATGAAAGATATGGCAAAGTTTTAAAAGACCTGAAAACGATTTGTAAGATTCTGCCTACTAAAGTGATAATCGGTTCGGGGTTTTTGACAGACGGGGAAATTGAGAAAGCTTCAACATTGGTCAAGGAAGCCGGTGCCATTTGCGTGAAAACAGCCACATCAAAAGACCCGCTTGAAAGCCGGGAAATGGAAGAAAAGGCCAAGCATGTGGCAATTATGAAAAAGTCAGCCCCGGGATTATTGATTAAAGCTTCCGGCCGTGTTTCCAACTTAGAGGATTTGAAAAAAATGGTGGAAGCCGGCGCTGATTTAATCGGCACGAGCTACGGCGTTCAGATAATAAAAGAAACGTTTAACCAAAAATAA
- a CDS encoding KH domain-containing protein, producing the protein MTKDTKDKDFLEFIIKNLVDHPDDVKIDRKVDEMGVLLSLTVNLEDMGQIIGRQGETARAIRNLVRIVGLKNHARVNLKIEEPEGSTRPARSDSGPRRGSERDLGDLNL; encoded by the coding sequence ATGACAAAAGATACCAAAGATAAGGACTTTCTTGAGTTTATTATAAAAAACTTGGTTGACCATCCTGACGATGTCAAAATCGACCGAAAAGTAGACGAAATGGGAGTTTTACTTTCTTTGACAGTAAACCTCGAAGACATGGGACAGATTATCGGTCGTCAAGGAGAAACAGCCAGAGCAATTCGAAATTTAGTTCGAATTGTCGGTCTTAAAAATCACGCCAGAGTGAATTTAAAGATCGAAGAGCCGGAAGGCTCTACCAGGCCTGCCAGGTCTGACTCAGGTCCAAGGAGAGGATCTGAAAGAGATTTGGGGGATTTAAATTTGTAA
- a CDS encoding cell division protein FtsQ/DivIB gives MKKIKYYGKFNKYRSRRKRKIFYFIPVLLFFTIFYLIYFSPFFQIKKIEISGNQKISSDNLKGPIEDKLIKKILFFNSKSLFLADLKEIEESILKKYPEIEKVNFFKKIPDKLMVLIKERSPVAVLEKDNNYFLIDKSGIVFEKTEEKQNFLLIKKPEFTQEIKLGNNLIEEEWMGQILKVEPEFKNKNLEFRIDFAEILNEQRLNVKTSEGFEVYFDLLGDISQQVLNLSVILKEKISPKELRNLEYIDLRFGNQVYYK, from the coding sequence ATGAAAAAAATTAAATATTATGGGAAATTTAATAAATACCGGTCGAGGAGAAAACGAAAAATATTTTATTTTATTCCTGTTTTATTATTTTTTACAATTTTTTATTTAATTTATTTTTCTCCATTTTTTCAAATTAAAAAAATTGAAATTTCCGGAAACCAAAAAATTTCCTCAGATAATTTAAAGGGTCCGATAGAAGATAAATTAATAAAAAAGATTTTGTTTTTTAATTCCAAAAGCTTATTTTTAGCGGACTTAAAAGAAATTGAGGAAAGTATTTTAAAAAAATATCCGGAAATTGAAAAAGTTAATTTTTTCAAAAAAATTCCCGATAAATTGATGGTTTTAATAAAAGAGAGAAGCCCCGTTGCTGTTCTTGAAAAAGACAACAATTATTTTTTAATTGATAAATCAGGAATAGTTTTTGAAAAAACCGAAGAAAAACAAAATTTTTTATTGATAAAAAAGCCGGAGTTTACCCAAGAAATAAAACTTGGGAATAACTTGATTGAAGAAGAATGGATGGGCCAAATTTTAAAAGTTGAACCTGAGTTTAAAAACAAAAACTTGGAATTTCGAATTGACTTCGCAGAAATTCTAAACGAGCAAAGGTTAAACGTTAAAACTTCCGAGGGTTTCGAAGTTTATTTTGACCTTTTGGGAGATATTTCCCAGCAAGTTTTAAATTTAAGCGTGATTTTAAAAGAAAAGATTTCTCCGAAAGAGCTGAGAAATCTTGAATATATTGATTTAAGATTTGGAAATCAAGTTTACTACAAATAA
- a CDS encoding glycosyltransferase family 39 protein, translated as MNKKILLLLIIILSIACFFRLWKLNSIPPGLYPDVAMNGTDALSAIKNHDFKIFYPENNGREGLFINLIGFSFLIFGISIWSIKIVSAIIGILTVLGIFLFTKEIFKLSNFKPNVSDFIALLSSFFLAISFWHVNFSRMGFRAIFTPFILVFSLYFLFKGLRTKKILDLIIGGAIFGLGFHTYISFRLAVLLLAFLFIIWLLIYYKEKILKKFFLFSFFIFISIVIVAIPIGFYFMQHPGDFIGRATGVSVFSQPNPIKSFVRSFVIHLGMFNFYGDPNWRHNIALSPIFPWPSPLLFWPIGIAFLIGFVLSIKKSLYFLKNKDYPQLLVYSTILIWLFVMILPSALTYEGIPHALRSIGAIPPAFILSAIGFVFLYQKIKDFLKVKSKIALFLGLILCLSWFSYGEYNRYFVVWGQSPAVKGAFDQGLFDIGNYLNSLPNNVKTYVIVNELQYPLYGISIPGQTPMFIENTKFGTTRANYIKAQDLDKIVLGDKNTVIIPIYKNSLFNELKRKFPEAKIIEKETFVIFEIEK; from the coding sequence ATGAATAAAAAAATATTACTTCTTTTAATTATTATTCTTTCAATAGCTTGTTTCTTTCGATTATGGAAACTGAATTCGATTCCACCGGGCCTCTATCCCGATGTCGCAATGAACGGAACTGATGCGCTGTCGGCGATAAAAAATCATGACTTTAAGATTTTTTACCCGGAAAACAACGGCCGGGAAGGATTGTTTATAAACTTAATAGGGTTTTCCTTTTTAATTTTTGGAATCAGTATTTGGTCGATAAAAATTGTTTCGGCCATTATCGGAATTTTGACGGTTTTGGGAATTTTTTTGTTCACCAAAGAAATTTTTAAACTTTCTAACTTTAAGCCCAATGTCTCGGATTTTATAGCTCTGCTTTCCTCTTTTTTTCTGGCTATTTCTTTTTGGCATGTAAATTTTTCAAGAATGGGATTTAGAGCAATTTTTACTCCTTTTATTTTGGTTTTTTCTCTTTATTTTTTATTTAAAGGACTTAGAACTAAAAAAATTTTGGATTTGATAATCGGCGGGGCTATTTTCGGTTTGGGTTTTCACACTTATATTTCCTTTAGATTGGCCGTACTTCTTTTGGCTTTCTTGTTTATTATATGGCTTTTGATTTATTACAAGGAAAAAATTCTTAAAAAATTCTTTCTTTTCTCTTTTTTTATTTTTATCTCTATTGTTATTGTGGCTATTCCCATTGGTTTTTATTTCATGCAACATCCCGGAGACTTTATCGGTCGGGCAACCGGTGTCTCGGTTTTTTCACAACCTAATCCCATAAAAAGCTTTGTAAGAAGTTTTGTGATTCACTTGGGAATGTTTAATTTTTACGGAGACCCCAACTGGAGACACAACATAGCTCTCTCTCCTATTTTCCCATGGCCGTCGCCGCTTTTATTCTGGCCGATAGGTATTGCATTTTTAATCGGATTTGTCCTTTCAATCAAAAAATCTCTTTATTTCTTAAAAAACAAAGATTATCCGCAGCTCCTTGTTTATTCGACCATATTAATTTGGCTTTTTGTAATGATTTTACCCAGCGCTTTAACTTACGAAGGCATTCCCCACGCCTTAAGGTCAATTGGGGCCATCCCTCCGGCTTTTATATTATCAGCCATAGGGTTTGTGTTTCTTTATCAAAAAATAAAAGATTTTCTGAAAGTAAAATCCAAGATCGCCTTGTTTCTGGGATTAATTCTTTGTCTTTCTTGGTTCTCGTATGGAGAATACAACAGATATTTTGTTGTTTGGGGTCAAAGTCCGGCAGTCAAAGGAGCATTTGACCAAGGTCTTTTTGATATTGGAAATTACCTTAATTCTTTGCCAAATAACGTAAAAACATATGTCATTGTTAATGAACTGCAATATCCGCTTTATGGCATCTCAATTCCCGGCCAAACACCGATGTTTATTGAAAATACTAAATTCGGTACAACTCGAGCCAATTATATTAAAGCCCAAGATTTGGATAAAATTGTTTTGGGCGATAAAAATACCGTTATTATTCCAATATACAAAAACTCGCTTTTTAATGAACTGAAAAGAAAGTTTCCTGAAGCAAAAATTATAGAAAAAGAAACTTTTGTTATTTTTGAAATAGAAAAATAA
- a CDS encoding glycosyltransferase family 39 protein gives MQLSNKLTNIICVVVLAFIFLISALSMKGDALTFDELAHLPAGYSYLTQKDYRLNPEHPPLVKDFSALPLLFMNINFPKDSPAWQEGSQGRWWVQFNFGSDFLYRSGNDADKIIFWARVPMILILLFLGWFAFRWAKELGGNKLALLVLTVFSFSPTFIANGRFVTTDVAAALGATLATYYYLKFLKNPSKKNIIFGGLALGISLLFKFSLILLFPFFAVITIVFIFLENGNKFKNLLKYIFPGFALLFLALGVIWLVYGYHMINYPSDLQYSETKAFLETTAIPKPIINLNLAMTKNPVTRPIAQYAEGLLMATNRTATGNTTYFFGMVSAAGWWFYFPVVYFIKLPLAFHLLTLISILASAVLIKKIVFKEILNNIKNWVRNHFTEFSMMIFVLIYWITSMAGSLNIGVRHLLPSLPFIFILTCLGINNFLNNIKKAPFKKAALFLIIILLGWYIGSSLMVFPYFLTYFNETVGGPKNGYKYVVDSNLDWGQDFKRLKSWMEENNVNKIYIDYFGGADLDYYIKGKYVRWDGKKSPNDLPKGNYLVVSANQLQGGRAMALPDYTERTDYYDWLNQYNPVAFIGNSIFVYYIK, from the coding sequence ATGCAATTATCAAACAAATTAACTAATATTATCTGCGTTGTTGTTTTGGCTTTTATTTTTTTAATATCGGCTTTAAGCATGAAAGGCGATGCTCTAACCTTTGACGAGCTGGCCCATCTGCCGGCAGGCTACTCCTATTTAACCCAAAAAGATTACAGATTAAATCCTGAGCATCCCCCTTTGGTTAAAGATTTTTCCGCTCTTCCGCTTTTGTTCATGAATATCAATTTTCCCAAAGACAGCCCTGCTTGGCAGGAAGGGTCCCAGGGAAGATGGTGGGTGCAATTTAATTTCGGTTCGGATTTTTTATACCGCTCCGGAAACGATGCCGATAAAATAATATTCTGGGCCCGAGTCCCGATGATTCTGATTTTATTATTTTTAGGATGGTTCGCCTTCCGCTGGGCAAAAGAATTGGGAGGCAATAAATTAGCTCTCCTGGTTTTGACTGTTTTTTCTTTTTCTCCCACTTTTATCGCCAATGGAAGATTCGTAACCACCGATGTGGCCGCTGCCCTCGGGGCTACCCTAGCTACTTATTATTATTTAAAATTTCTTAAAAATCCGTCCAAGAAAAATATCATTTTTGGTGGATTAGCCTTGGGAATATCTTTATTATTTAAATTTTCATTGATTTTGCTTTTTCCTTTTTTCGCGGTAATTACAATTGTTTTTATATTTTTAGAAAACGGCAATAAATTTAAAAACTTATTAAAATATATTTTCCCGGGCTTCGCTTTGCTTTTCTTAGCTCTCGGTGTTATCTGGCTTGTTTATGGATATCATATGATAAACTATCCTTCCGACTTGCAATATAGCGAAACCAAAGCTTTCCTGGAAACCACTGCCATTCCAAAACCCATTATCAATTTGAATCTCGCAATGACAAAAAACCCTGTAACCCGGCCGATAGCCCAATATGCGGAAGGCCTTTTAATGGCAACCAACAGAACTGCTACCGGCAACACCACTTATTTCTTTGGAATGGTTTCGGCCGCCGGTTGGTGGTTTTATTTTCCGGTCGTTTATTTTATAAAATTGCCCTTAGCTTTCCACCTTCTCACTCTAATTTCCATTTTAGCGAGCGCCGTTTTAATTAAAAAAATAGTTTTCAAAGAAATTCTAAATAACATCAAGAATTGGGTGAGAAATCATTTTACAGAATTTTCAATGATGATTTTTGTATTGATATACTGGATAACCTCAATGGCAGGCTCCCTTAATATAGGAGTCAGGCACCTCTTGCCTTCTCTGCCCTTTATCTTCATTTTGACCTGCCTTGGTATTAATAACTTCTTAAATAACATCAAAAAAGCTCCTTTTAAAAAAGCAGCTTTATTTTTGATAATAATTTTACTCGGCTGGTATATTGGTTCTTCTTTAATGGTTTTTCCTTATTTTTTAACTTACTTTAATGAAACGGTCGGCGGCCCTAAAAACGGATATAAATATGTGGTTGATTCAAATTTGGATTGGGGGCAGGATTTTAAAAGATTAAAAAGCTGGATGGAAGAAAACAATGTTAACAAAATCTACATTGATTATTTCGGCGGAGCTGACCTTGATTATTACATAAAAGGAAAATATGTAAGATGGGATGGGAAAAAATCTCCGAACGACTTGCCAAAGGGCAATTATTTGGTGGTGTCTGCCAACCAACTTCAGGGAGGACGGGCCATGGCTTTGCCGGATTACACGGAAAGAACCGACTATTATGATTGGCTTAATCAATATAATCCTGTAGCTTTTATTGGTAATTCAATCTTTGTTTACTATATAAAATAA
- the tmk gene encoding dTMP kinase, with protein sequence MQNNNYPGKFIVFEGLDGSGQSTQVSLMKEYLEKKGFKVFSTKEPTKNLSVAQEIKDVLEKKKETSAENLQKLFVKDRKEHLEKEILPALERGEMVISDRYFFSTFAFGTADGLDLEWLIQLNKEFLMPDVTFLLKVKPETCLGRITKRGTEKTLFEVKEKMHRIWAIFEKLVPRFNNVFLIDGEKSIQEVFEDSKKIIENNLKI encoded by the coding sequence ATGCAAAACAATAATTATCCTGGAAAATTTATCGTTTTTGAGGGATTAGATGGTTCCGGCCAATCAACTCAAGTCAGTCTTATGAAAGAATATTTGGAAAAAAAAGGATTTAAAGTTTTTTCGACCAAAGAACCGACTAAAAATTTAAGCGTTGCCCAAGAAATAAAAGATGTTTTGGAAAAAAAGAAAGAAACTTCCGCCGAGAATCTCCAAAAATTATTTGTCAAAGACAGAAAAGAGCATTTAGAGAAAGAAATTTTACCGGCCCTGGAAAGAGGGGAAATGGTTATTTCTGACCGTTATTTTTTCTCTACTTTTGCTTTCGGCACTGCCGACGGGTTGGACTTAGAATGGCTTATTCAGTTAAACAAAGAATTTTTAATGCCGGACGTTACTTTTTTATTAAAAGTGAAGCCCGAAACTTGCCTGGGAAGAATTACCAAAAGAGGAACCGAAAAAACCCTTTTTGAAGTTAAAGAAAAAATGCATAGAATTTGGGCGATTTTTGAAAAATTAGTTCCAAGATTCAATAATGTTTTTTTAATTGACGGAGAAAAATCAATTCAAGAGGTTTTTGAAGATTCAAAAAAAATAATAGAAAATAACCTAAAAATATGA